In Chitinophaga sp. H8, the sequence CCGCTGTTGCTTAGTTTGTTATACTGTCCGGTGGTGGCATCGTTTTGTGTGCCACGCAGCAGTAAGTTTGTTTTTATTAGCCCCTTCAGGTCATACCCTTTTACCGCAAATACCTGATAGATACGTCCAAGATTGATTATCCCGTTGGAAGCAATATTATATTGCAGATTATCGAAGTTATTCAGGTTGGCTTTCAGCACAAAAGGGGCGCCTTCAAATTCGAAGGATACCGGTTTAAGATCAACCTTAAGGGAACGCATCGTACCGGTAGTATTAGTAATGGTAGCGTCAATATTTATTTTCTCTAGGGGGTGGGGATAGTATTTGGTTTGTACCGTTCCGTTATTCATGGTTAGCTTGCCGGTAGTAACAGGAAACAACCGTTTGGCCGGAAGATAGGTGCCTTTTGTAACTACATTGATGGCGAGGTCACCTGTCATATTCAGGCTGTCCATTGGATACACTTTTTGAATATCACTCATATGCAGCACAGATTCCAGCTTGGCATCAATCAACGGCTGTTGGGCATTGCTGACCCGTAAGTAGCCTTTGATATAATTGCTCAGCATATTAGCATTGATATCAGTTATATTGAAATGTGTATGAGTATAATTACCATCCGGACAGGATGCCTGTGCATTAAAACTGACATTGTTTACCGCTTCGGGCATTGCAGCTAACTTAAAATAACCGTTTCGGAGGGTGGATTGGAAATTAAAGACAGGGATGCTACTGATGATGGTATCAGCCTGTTTGCGTAATCCTTTATAAACCACACTTGTAGCGTATTTCCCATCAGCCTGAAGATGCGCCTGTAGTCTTCCTTTCAGTTCGAGCGAGTTAAGCCCTGTTGCTTTACTCCATTTTTCGAGGTCTATATCCGTATTCATCTTAACGTGAATGTCCGGTGTTTTAAGGCCTTTGATACGGATTACAGAACTGAAATAATCTTTGTCGATATTGAAATAAATAGAATCTACGTTGATATACAGGCTGTCTGTATTTAGCTGCGCCAATGTTGACTGAAAGTTAAGGAACAGGTTTTTTACAGGAGCAGGGGCCTTGTCATGGGTGATGATACCATTTCTGACTTTCATATTGAAGGTTAGGTCTGGCATGGTATTGCTTTCAGCGATATACTGCCCGATGAGTGTTGCATTTACATCAGCTGTACCACTGATATTCATGTGTGCTGCCCATTTTGCGTACTCAGGAGGCAAAGCGCCAAAGATGGCATGGAGTGCTGATTCCATTGAGCTGAGCCGGAAGTCCATTTTATAACCATTCTTAAGGAACCCAAATGCACCGTTCAGCCGTACGGGTAACTCATTTATCTTTAAATCATTTTTTTCAAAAATGAAATCCAGGGAATTAGTATTGATTTTTGTGATCAGTTCTCCATTCAGTTGTTTGGATAAAATATACTGGGTATTATCATAACTGAGGTCAAAGGAGCCTATACGTATTTTCGAGTATAGATCAAATTGTGCTTTGCTAAGATCTCCTTTACCCAGGTAATTCACTTCTTTGGCCTGGATAAACATAGGGAGCGACTGATCATCGTATATAATATTGCAATGTTCCAGCTGAATACGTTCTATTTTCAGAGATGCACTGCCACTGTCGGGCTGGCTCTGTGTTGATGGTGGGCTGGATTGGTAAACATTATAGTTAGGATGCCCGGCGGTATCTATCAACACATGAATATTCCCCTTGGTCAGATAGATCTCGTCAATATGGATAGCGTTTGAGAAAACACTGGATAGGTTGATACCTAATGCTACTTCATTGGCCGATATTAGGGTGTCTTCTTTAAAAGGGGCTGCTCCTTTCAGGCTGAAATCGTATAAGGTGAGTGTCAGTGCAGGAAAATGGTTGAAAAAAGATAGCCGCGCACTTGAGAAGTTAAGGTCACCCGTGATACTATTGTTTGTCCATGTTTTTATCTTGTCAGATACCGTTTTGGGAAAGAGAACCGGCAATAAAAATAACAAAAGAATAATGGAAGCAATCGATATGGAGAAAATCTTTAATGCCTTAATAGCTGCTTTTTTGATATTTGCATTACGCATGTATAATTGGGCGTATTTGATTGTTATTCTCTCTATATGCATAGGCCATACCAGCCTACTTATTAGGGGGAAATTTTATACCTGAAATATATTATGATTACGGGTGCGAAGATAACGATTTTTATAATCTGGCAGATGGGGAGGGGCGGGTTAACAAAAGGAAAATGAAAATGAAACGCACCGGAGCCGGTACAACTTTCTGTTCACGATGATATAAAAAAGGCACTGATAAAGCTGGACGATATCAGCTTTATCAGTGCGGCGGCTGTATACAGGGATTATAGCATGAAATCGCCTACCCCATCAGCTAATATCTGTACGCTGGTGGTTCAATACCTTTGCATCGCAGGTGTATGGTAGCCTGGCCCCTGTGATGGGTGATATGGTCGATGGTGGCATGGAACCCCTGTATTGCAGTTTTATCCCCTGCCATGGTTTCCACTTGCTGCTTTAAAAAGTCGAAAGCCTTTTCCAGGTAGGCAATAGTTTGCTTTTTACTGGAAGTTACTTTGGGTGGCTGCCAGTCGGACTCCTGCTGCCGGATCAGGTTTTCTTCCCACCAGTAAATGCCATACCCAATGTGATGCATCAGCTCGTTAAAATCCCATACCTCGCTTGCAGGTTTAAAATGGTAATGCTCAGCTGGCATTCCGTCCGCTACTGCCAGGGTATATTGCTTTGCATTTTCCAGTGTAGCTAAGATTTGTGTTTTCATTGTATAAAAGTTTGATAGCACAAAACTAGCTTGCCTTACTATGGGAGGTTTAAGGAAAATTGCTGTTTTTCAGGACCGCATGGCTACCGGAGATTGCCCAAAATGTTTTTTATAGGCAGCTGAAAAGTGTTCCAGGCTATTAAAGCCTGTAGCAAAAGCAATTGCAGTGATGGAGGATTTCGTATGGCTGATCTGTAACTGTGCCTCTTTTAACCTGATTTGCCGCAGATAACCATAAGGAGAGGATAAGGTGAATTGTCTGAATAGCCGGTTAAAATGAAAAGGACTCATATGGCCAAGAGCAGCCAGCTGAGGCAAAGAAATCTCTTCTGTATAATGCCCGTTGATAAATTCCTTTACGGTTTCAATGACCGGGAGATAATATCTTTTTTGTTTTTCTGTAAGATGCGTTTTGTGGTGTGTTGTTGATCCTGCAGATAATATCATTATAAAGAGTTCCACCATTAATTGCTCAACATACAATTGCGGACAACGGGAGGTGGATAACAGGTTGAAAATACAAAAATGCAGGTATTCCATTTCAGGGGTGGCCTTTACCAGGAGAGACTGCATATCCGGATTATTAAAAAAGAATGAAAAGGCGTCTGTCTGCGCGAGCAATAAGGAGGTACTATGGGGTGAAAAGGAGAAGATCGTGCATTCGTCCGGCATATTATGGATATGGCCCACATGATATTCATAGCCGGGCTTACAGATCAGAAACAGCCCACTATATGCATCGAGATCGTTCCGGAATACATTGAACTTAAAGTTACCCTTACGGATATAAGCAATGGAAAAATTTTCCTGGTATTCTTTTTCAGATACACTGCAATCCTGACAACGGCACAGAAAATTATGCACGGAACACAGTGATGAATCATAGATGGTTAATATTTCAGCCTGCATCTGATAAGCGATTTATACCCCTAAAAGTAAATAGCCCAGGTGACAACCTTATGTCAGGAGCCATCGTAAAATGTTGGGATTTTATTTAATTTTGTTTCAGGTAATGGCAGCAAGACTCCCAAAAATGAATAATAGACTGTCCGTACGTAGCTCCCCTGCTGATTTCCTTCTTTAAGCTGTTGTTTATCAAACTATTTAAACTATGCACCATGTCTGATACTCCCTTTCAAATTGAATCCATAAATCCCATCCTGTATGTTAAGGATATGGCGGTGAGCCGGAATTTCTATGTAAAGCTACTTGGTTTTGAGGAAGACGAATGGGGGGATGATATTTTTACCTGTATTTCCAGGGATGGTTTTTGTATCTATTTATGCAAGGGGGCACAAGGTGTGCCAGGAACATGGCTGTGGGTTGGCTTTTCAGGAGATATTTTTGCCTTGTATCAAGCCTTATTATTAAAAGAGGTAACTATCAGAACCCCGCCTCAGAACTATTCCTGGGCTTTGGAAATGCATGTACAGGACCCTGATGGTCATATCCTGAGATTTGGAACAACACCAGATGAAAATCAACCATACCTGGATAAACAATAGTGTTACGGTTAACAACCATATCTGTAGATTTTTATTATATCCATCAGTTTCCTTTGTCTTTCTTCTTTATAGCCATTGACCAGGCAGTACCTGAAATTTTTTTTTGACCACTAAGGGTAGGGAAGAAAAATTCCCTCTATATCTGTATAAGCCTAACAATTTCACATGGAGGATCAACCAGATATCAGTTCCCTGGCGGAAAAATGGTTAAATGGTACCATTACCCCTGCAGAAAAACAGCAGTTCGAAGACTGGTATAACCGCCAGCCAGGACTTAGCATAGAATGGCTAAAGGATGAAACAGCAGATGAATTACGCAAAAAAATCTTTCTGTCTATCATTTCCAGATTGGAAACAACACCGGCAATACCGGAAGAAGCCCCGGTTATTGACATGCCTCGTCGCTCTAAATGGAGGCAGAGGGTATCTGTGGCAGCAGCGGTACTGATGTTGTTAGGCAGTACGGTTATCTATTTCTATATCAGCAATAATAAGACAACTACCAGGCAAATGCCTGTTGCGGGTATCAGCACCGGAGCAATAATGACAGGTAAGACAAAGGCAACTCTTACCCTGTCTGATGGTACCGTTATTCAGTTAGATAGCATGAAAACGGACCAGATCGTTTTACAGGGTAGTACTTCGGTATATAAAAATGAAGATGGAGAGATTGTGTATGAACCAGGTTCAAACGAAACAGGAGAACTGTACAATACCCTTACTATACCCAGGGGGAGCGGATTATCATCTGTTATGCTGTCTGATGGCAGTAAAGTATGGCTGAACGTGGAAAGTACCTTACGTTTTCCTGTTGCATTCTCCAGCAAGGAAAGAAAAGTCCGGGTTACCGGAGAGGCCTATTTTGAAGTAAGCAAGGATGCTTCGAGGAAGTTCCTGGTAGAAACGGAAGGGGCTACAACAGAGGTACTGGGTACCCATTTTAATGTAAATACCTATGAAAAACCGGAGGAAGTATTGGTGACCCTGTTGGAAGGGGCGGTGCGGGTAAGCAATCCTGCTGCGCAGGAACAATTACTGCAACCGGGACAGCAGGCAGAGGTGAAGCCTGTTGGAATTATCCTGCTTAATAAAATGCCCGATCTGGAAGCGGTGATGGCCTGGAAGCACGGATTATTCAAGATGGATAATTCGGATGTACACACCGTAATGGCACAACTGGCCCGATGGTACGATGTGGAGGTCCGGTTTGAAAAAGACCTGGAGGACATACGTTTTTCCGGAACAATATCGAGAAATACCGATTTGGCAAAAGTGCTGGAAATGCTATCAATGACAAAGGAAGTAAGGTTCAGACAGGAAGGGGAAAAAATCGTTGTATATCCTTTCTGATAATGATGACACGTTTTGAAATGACAGTTACCACGTAAACCAATAATTCCCACATTATGAAAATTGACACCTCTCGCCATGGCGTTCCATGCCGGCGGATGCGGCGTATCCCTGCCTTGCATGTTCAAAGAATCATTTTTGCTTTGCTGTTGGTATCAACCCTCCAGGTGAGTGCTGTTAGCTATTCACAACAACTTACGTTTTCCTATAAGGATGCATCTCTGGCGCAGATATTTGCAGAGATAAAGAAACAAAGCGGATACTTGTTTATATGTAGCAGCAAACAACTGGAAAATACCAGGAATGTAACGATTAACGTAAAGAATGCCTCCCTTGATTATGTGCTTAACCTTTGTTTTAAAGAACAGCCTGTAACGTATAAAATAGTGGAGAAAACGATTGTAGTGATACCCAGGGATGGTGGAAATATGATACAGACAAACATGGAGGCAGATCCTATTCAGGTAAGGGGAACAGTAGTGGATGAAACAGGTGCCCCTTTGCCAGGAGTGAGTATTCAGCTCAAAGGGACGAAAACAGGTACCAGCTCAGATGCTTCAGGAAAGTATGTAATTACGGTACCTCAAAATAGTACCCTGGTATTTTCATATACCGGGTTTGCGCCACAGGAAATTGCTGTGAATAACAAAACAGTGGTGAATATTCAGATGGCGAGGTTGGAAACCAAACTGAACGAACTGGTGGTAATTGGATATGGTTCGCAATTGAAAAAAGACATTTCGGGATCTGTTGCCGTGGTTGGGGAAAAGGATTTTAACAAAGGGGTTACGCAAACAGTGGCGGACTTGCTGCAAGGTAAGGTTGCCGGGTTAACGATAACAACGGAAACGGGGGATGTAACAGCTAAACAAACAATCCGGTTAAGGGGTACTTCCTCCCTTACAGGATCAAGTGCACCATTTGTAGTGATAGACGGGGTGCCGGGCATGGACATGAATTCAGTGGCGCCACAGGACATTGAATCTATCAGTGTTCTCAAAGATGCGGCTGCCACCGCCATCTATGGTTCCAGATCGGCTAGTGGTGTGATATTGATTACCACAAAAAAGGGAAAAGCCGGACAACAAAAAATCCAGCTGAACAGCTACATAGCAGTAGATCAGGTGTCTAATAAACCAAGGTTACTGACAGCAGGTGAATGGCGTGCATATACGAAAGACAATGGCATGGATGTAACCGGGCTGGATGTAGGAGGTAATACTGATTGGTTCAGGGAAATTATGCGTACCGGTGTTTCCCATAATCATAGCCTGTCCCTGTCTGGCGGCTCGGATAAAGGTAATTACCGGGCTTCAGTAAACTATCTGAACAGGGAAGGTATTATGAGAGACAATGACGTGAAGCGGCTCAATCTGCTCTTTGCTGTTAATCAGAAAATACTGGATGGTAAGGTAACCTTATCACTGGTAGGAGGTGCGGTACAAAGCGATTTCTCTCCTACAAACAGTTTTAATACTGTACTGGCTTATACCATGCTGCCGGTTTACAATATTAAAAACCCCGATGGTACCTGGTTTGAAAAATTTGATTGGGAACAGGGCAACCCGGTACATAACATCGCAGAAAACCGGAACCTTGTTAAATCAAGCCAATTGTACGGAAACGGTAATATTAAAGCGAAACTGTTTGACGGATTTACAGCCGGCATTAACCTGTTCAAGCAACGGTCTACACAGGATAGCAGCCGTTACAATGCAATCACTACGCAGGCTGGCAGGACAGACCGGGGATATGCTTTCCGCGCAAATAGCGTGTGGGATAAAAATCTGATGGAGATAACAGGAGATTATGACAAAAGTTTTGGCAAGCATAACCTGAAACTACTCGCAGGGTATTCATATGAAGAGAACTATACGCAGTATATGAGGGCGGCCAACAGGGGCTTTATCACGGACCAGTTTGAATACAATAACCTGGGAGGAGGCGAAAATCTCTTTCCGGGTGATGTAGGTTCTATGAAGGAACTCAGTAAACTGATCTCCTTTTTCGGAAGGGCAAATTATAGCTTTGATGGCAAATATACCGTTAGTGGAACCTTACGCAGAGATGGTTCTTCAAAATTCGGTAACCAGAACAAATGGGGACTTTTTCCCTCCGCATCTGCTGCCTGGACCATTTCAGATGAAGCCTTTCTGCGGGAAAGTAAAGTGATCGATGAACTGAAATTCAGAGCAGGTTACGGAATAGTAGGAAACCAGGAAGGTATTGGCCCTTACAGCTCTATTGCATTATATGGAAAAGGAGATGAATACTATGACAATGGCAGATGGAGAAATACGTATAAATATGCGCAGAATGATAACCCCAATCTGAAATGGGAAGAAACTGCTACTATGAACGTGGGATTTGATTATATGCTCTTTGGTGGCCGCTTGTCTGGTGCTATGGATTATTACGTGAAGAAAACAAGTGATCTGCTGTATGTATATAATGTGCCGGTACCTCCCAACTTATATCCTACTACGCTGGCCAATGTAGGGGATATGACTAACAAAGGTTTTGAGCTGACCATCAATACAGAAAACATCCGTACCAAAGACCTGAAATGGACCACTTCCCTGAACTTTGCTACCAATAAAAATGTGGTGAACAGGTTGTCTAATGAGCTGTATCAGACGGAGAGTATTAAAACCGGGGGTATCAGCCTGCGTGGTTCCGGTAATCTTACCAGCCATATTATTGAGGAAGGCCGGGAGGTAGGTACGTTTTATGGCTGGAGATCACTAGGACTGGATAATAACGGGAAGTACATTTTTGAAGACATCAATAAGGATGGGGAGATTAACAGTCTTGATTATACTTACATCGGACAGGCTATGCCACGTTTTACATATGGTATCTATAATGCAGTTACTTACAAGCGCTTTAATTTTTCCGTCTTTTTCAGGGGAGTATATGGCAATGATGTATTGAACAATCCAAGATTACAATATGGTAATAAAAAGTGGCTACCGGGATCCAACGTTATGAAAGAAGCATTGACTAACGGTATTAACGATGATCCTAAGTATTCCAGCTATTATATTGAGAAAGGTTCTTTTCTCAGGTTGGACAACCTCAGTCTTTCCTATAATCTGATTGAGAAAGGCTTTAAGG encodes:
- a CDS encoding AsmA-like C-terminal region-containing protein, which encodes MRNANIKKAAIKALKIFSISIASIILLLFLLPVLFPKTVSDKIKTWTNNSITGDLNFSSARLSFFNHFPALTLTLYDFSLKGAAPFKEDTLISANEVALGINLSSVFSNAIHIDEIYLTKGNIHVLIDTAGHPNYNVYQSSPPSTQSQPDSGSASLKIERIQLEHCNIIYDDQSLPMFIQAKEVNYLGKGDLSKAQFDLYSKIRIGSFDLSYDNTQYILSKQLNGELITKINTNSLDFIFEKNDLKINELPVRLNGAFGFLKNGYKMDFRLSSMESALHAIFGALPPEYAKWAAHMNISGTADVNATLIGQYIAESNTMPDLTFNMKVRNGIITHDKAPAPVKNLFLNFQSTLAQLNTDSLYINVDSIYFNIDKDYFSSVIRIKGLKTPDIHVKMNTDIDLEKWSKATGLNSLELKGRLQAHLQADGKYATSVVYKGLRKQADTIISSIPVFNFQSTLRNGYFKLAAMPEAVNNVSFNAQASCPDGNYTHTHFNITDINANMLSNYIKGYLRVSNAQQPLIDAKLESVLHMSDIQKVYPMDSLNMTGDLAINVVTKGTYLPAKRLFPVTTGKLTMNNGTVQTKYYPHPLEKINIDATITNTTGTMRSLKVDLKPVSFEFEGAPFVLKANLNNFDNLQYNIASNGIINLGRIYQVFAVKGYDLKGLIKTNLLLRGTQNDATTGQYNKLSNSGTLIVKDIALTSELFPLPFLINNGVFRFDQDKMWFDQFKASYGKSLINLNGYLSNVIGYATQPHQSLQGTFDLKSGYILVDEMMINGDKDNNSSAPGTSAASSGVVMIPGNLALTLNASADKIRFKDIDINDFHGQLVVDSSKLKLNKTGFTIIGAPVEMDATYISLQPEKATFDYHISAKEFDIKRAYNEIKLFHDMASSASYASGIVGLDYSLSGRLDKNMNPVYPSLKGGGVLSVKKIKLKGFKLLNAVSSSTGKGDLKDPDLSEVNIKTTINNNIITIDRTKMRIAGFRPRFEGQVSLDGKLNLKGRLGLPPFGLFGIPFNVTGTQNNPTVKLRRGSDKDKLEETADPDEEDKTP
- a CDS encoding DinB family protein; the encoded protein is MKTQILATLENAKQYTLAVADGMPAEHYHFKPASEVWDFNELMHHIGYGIYWWEENLIRQQESDWQPPKVTSSKKQTIAYLEKAFDFLKQQVETMAGDKTAIQGFHATIDHITHHRGQATIHLRCKGIEPPAYRY
- a CDS encoding AraC family transcriptional regulator — encoded protein: MQAEILTIYDSSLCSVHNFLCRCQDCSVSEKEYQENFSIAYIRKGNFKFNVFRNDLDAYSGLFLICKPGYEYHVGHIHNMPDECTIFSFSPHSTSLLLAQTDAFSFFFNNPDMQSLLVKATPEMEYLHFCIFNLLSTSRCPQLYVEQLMVELFIMILSAGSTTHHKTHLTEKQKRYYLPVIETVKEFINGHYTEEISLPQLAALGHMSPFHFNRLFRQFTLSSPYGYLRQIRLKEAQLQISHTKSSITAIAFATGFNSLEHFSAAYKKHFGQSPVAMRS
- a CDS encoding glyoxalase superfamily protein translates to MSDTPFQIESINPILYVKDMAVSRNFYVKLLGFEEDEWGDDIFTCISRDGFCIYLCKGAQGVPGTWLWVGFSGDIFALYQALLLKEVTIRTPPQNYSWALEMHVQDPDGHILRFGTTPDENQPYLDKQ
- a CDS encoding FecR domain-containing protein; amino-acid sequence: MEDQPDISSLAEKWLNGTITPAEKQQFEDWYNRQPGLSIEWLKDETADELRKKIFLSIISRLETTPAIPEEAPVIDMPRRSKWRQRVSVAAAVLMLLGSTVIYFYISNNKTTTRQMPVAGISTGAIMTGKTKATLTLSDGTVIQLDSMKTDQIVLQGSTSVYKNEDGEIVYEPGSNETGELYNTLTIPRGSGLSSVMLSDGSKVWLNVESTLRFPVAFSSKERKVRVTGEAYFEVSKDASRKFLVETEGATTEVLGTHFNVNTYEKPEEVLVTLLEGAVRVSNPAAQEQLLQPGQQAEVKPVGIILLNKMPDLEAVMAWKHGLFKMDNSDVHTVMAQLARWYDVEVRFEKDLEDIRFSGTISRNTDLAKVLEMLSMTKEVRFRQEGEKIVVYPF
- a CDS encoding TonB-dependent receptor, with amino-acid sequence MKIDTSRHGVPCRRMRRIPALHVQRIIFALLLVSTLQVSAVSYSQQLTFSYKDASLAQIFAEIKKQSGYLFICSSKQLENTRNVTINVKNASLDYVLNLCFKEQPVTYKIVEKTIVVIPRDGGNMIQTNMEADPIQVRGTVVDETGAPLPGVSIQLKGTKTGTSSDASGKYVITVPQNSTLVFSYTGFAPQEIAVNNKTVVNIQMARLETKLNELVVIGYGSQLKKDISGSVAVVGEKDFNKGVTQTVADLLQGKVAGLTITTETGDVTAKQTIRLRGTSSLTGSSAPFVVIDGVPGMDMNSVAPQDIESISVLKDAAATAIYGSRSASGVILITTKKGKAGQQKIQLNSYIAVDQVSNKPRLLTAGEWRAYTKDNGMDVTGLDVGGNTDWFREIMRTGVSHNHSLSLSGGSDKGNYRASVNYLNREGIMRDNDVKRLNLLFAVNQKILDGKVTLSLVGGAVQSDFSPTNSFNTVLAYTMLPVYNIKNPDGTWFEKFDWEQGNPVHNIAENRNLVKSSQLYGNGNIKAKLFDGFTAGINLFKQRSTQDSSRYNAITTQAGRTDRGYAFRANSVWDKNLMEITGDYDKSFGKHNLKLLAGYSYEENYTQYMRAANRGFITDQFEYNNLGGGENLFPGDVGSMKELSKLISFFGRANYSFDGKYTVSGTLRRDGSSKFGNQNKWGLFPSASAAWTISDEAFLRESKVIDELKFRAGYGIVGNQEGIGPYSSIALYGKGDEYYDNGRWRNTYKYAQNDNPNLKWEETATMNVGFDYMLFGGRLSGAMDYYVKKTSDLLYVYNVPVPPNLYPTTLANVGDMTNKGFELTINTENIRTKDLKWTTSLNFATNKNVVNRLSNELYQTESIKTGGISLRGSGNLTSHIIEEGREVGTFYGWRSLGLDNNGKYIFEDINKDGEINSLDYTYIGQAMPRFTYGIYNAVTYKRFNFSVFFRGVYGNDVLNNPRLQYGNKKWLPGSNVMKEALTNGINDDPKYSSYYIEKGSFLRLDNLSLSYNLIEKGFKGINGLRLYVSAQNLFVITNFKGLDPEVNMSGLAPGVMENVFVPRARTYSFGVDINF